A DNA window from Bos mutus isolate GX-2022 chromosome 11, NWIPB_WYAK_1.1, whole genome shotgun sequence contains the following coding sequences:
- the GRIN1 gene encoding glutamate receptor ionotropic, NMDA 1 isoform X2, translating into MSTMRLLTLALLFSCSFARAACDPKIVNIGAVLSTRKHEQMFREAVNQANKRHGSWKIQLNATSVTHKPNAIQMALSVCEDLISSQVYAILVSHPPTPNDHFTPTPVSYTAGFYRIPVLGLTTRMSIYSDKSIHLSFLRTVPPYSHQSSVWFEMMRVYSWNHVILLVSDDHEGRAAQKRLETLLEERESKAEKVLQFDPGTKNVTALLLEARELEARVIILSASEDDAATVYRAAAMLNMTGSGYVWLVGEREISGNALRYAPDGIIGLQLINGKNESAHISDAVGVVAQAVHELLEKENITDPPRGCVGNTNIWKTGPLFKRVLMSSKYADGVTGRVEFNEDGDRKFANYSIMNLQNRKLVQVGIYNGTHVIPNDRKIIWPGGETEKPRGYQMSTRLKIVTIHQEPFVYVKPTLSDGTCKEEFTVNGDPVKKVICTGPNDTSPGSPRHTVPQCCYGFCVDLLIKLARTMNFTYEVHLVADGKFGTQERVNNSNKKEWNGMMGELLSGQADMIVAPLTINNERAQYIEFSKPFKYQGLTILVKKEIPRSTLDSFMQPFQSTLWLLVGLSVHVVAVMLYLLDRFSPFGRFKVNSEEEEEDALTLSSAMWFSWGVLLNSGIGEGAPRSFSARILGMVWAGFAMIIVASYTANLAAFLVLDRPEERITGINDPRLRNPSDKFIYATVKQSSVDIYFRRQVELSTMYRHMEKHNYESAAEAIQAVRDNKLHAFIWDSAVLEFEASQKCDLVTTGELFFRSGFGIGMRKDSPWKQNVSLSILKSHENGFMEDLDKTWVRYQECDSRSNAPATLTFENMAGVFMLVAGGIVAGIFLIFIEIAYKRHKDARRKQMQLAFAAVNVWRKNLQDRKSGRAEPDPKKKATFRAITSTLASSFKRRRSSKDTSTGGGRGALQNQKDTVLPRRAIEREEGQLQMCARHRES; encoded by the exons ATGAGCACCATGCGCCTGCTGACTCTCGCCCTGCTTTTCTCCTGCTCCTTCGCCCGCGCCGCCTGCGACCCCAAGATCGTCAACATTGGCGCGGTTCTGAGCACGCGGAAGCACGAGCAGATGTTCCGCGAGGCTGTGAATCAGGCCAACAAGCGGCATGGCTCCTGGAAGATCCAGCTCAACGCCACCTCCGTCACCCACAAGCCCAACGCCATCCAGATGGCCCTGTCGGTGTGCGAAGACCTCATCTCCAGCCAg GTCTACGCCATCCTAGTTAGCCACCCACCTACCCCCAACGaccacttcacacccaccccCGTCTCCTACACGGCCGGCTTCTACCGCATCCCTGTCCTGGGGCTGACCACGCGCATGTCCATCTACTCAGACAAG AGCATCCACCTGAGCTTCCTGCGCACCGTGCCGCCCTACTCCCACCAGTCCAGCGTGTGGTTCGAGATGATGCGCGTCTACAGCTGGAACCACGTCATCCTCCTGGTCAGCGACGACCACGAGGGCCGGGCGGCGCAGAAACGCCTGGAGACGCTGCTGGAGGAGCGCGAGTCCAAG GCGGAGAAGGTGCTGCAGTTCGACCCGGGGACCAAGAACGTGACGGCGCTGCTGCTGGAGGCGCGGGAGCTGGAGGCCCGGGTCATCATACTCTCCGCCAG CGAGGACGACGCTGCCACCGTGTACCGCGCAGCCGCGATGCTGAACATGACGGGCTCGGGGTACGTGTGGCTGGTGGGGGAGCGCGAGATCTCGGGGAACGCCCTGCGCTACGCCCCGGACG GCATCATCGGGCTGCAGCTCATCAACGGCAAGAACGAGTCCGCGCACATCAGCGACGCCGTGGGCGTGGTGGCCCAGGCCGTGCACGAGCTGCTCGAGAAGGAGAACATCACCGACCCGCCGCGGGGCTGTGTGGGCAACACCAACATCTGGAAGACCGGGCCGCTCTTCAAGAG GGTTCTGATGTCTTCCAAGTATGCAGACGGGGTGACCGGCCGTGTGGAATTCAATGAGGATGGGGACCGGAAGTTTGCCAACTACAGCATCATGAACCTGCAGAACCGCAAGCTGGTACAAGTGGGCATCTACAACGGCACTCAT GTCATTCCCAATGACAGGAAGATCATCTGGCCGGGTGGAGAGACTGAGAAACCTCGCGGCTATCAGATGTCCACCAGGTTGAAG ATCGTGACGATCCACCAGGAGCCCTTCGTGTATGTCAAGCCTACGCTGAGCGACGGCACGTGCAAGGAGGAGTTCACCGTCAACGGGGACCCGGTCAAGAAGGTGATCTGCACCGGGCCCAATGACACGTCGCCGGGCAGCC CGCGCCACACGGTGCCTCAGTGCTGCTACGGCTTCTGCGTCGATCTGCTCATCAAGCTGGCGCGGACCATGAACTTCACGTACGAGGTTCACCTGGTGGCCGACGGCAAGTTCGGCACTCAGGAGCGG gtgaacaacagcaataagaaGGAGTGGAACGGGATGATGGGCGAGCTGCTCAGCGGGCAGGCGGACATGATCGTGGCCCCGCTGACCATCAACAACGAGCGCGCGCAGTACATCGAGTTCTCGAAGCCCTTCAAGTACCAGGGCCTGACCATTCTGGTCAAGAAG GAGATCCCCCGGAGCACGCTGGACTCCTTCATGCAGCCCTTCCAGAGCACGCTGTGGCTGCTGGTGGGGCTGTCCGTGCACGTGGTGGCCGTGATGCTGTACCTGCTGGACCGCTTCAG CCCCTTCGGCCGGTTCAAAGTGAAcagcgaggaggaggaggaggatgcgCTGACCCTGTCTTCGGCTATGTGGTTCTCCTGGGGCGTCCTGCTCAATTCAGGCATCGGGGAAG GCGCCCCCAGAAGCTTCTCGGCGCGCATCCTGGGCATGGTGTGGGCGGGGTTCGCCATGATCATTGTGGCCTCTTACACCGCCAACCTGGCAGCCTTCCTGGTGCTGGACCGGCCCGAAGAGCGTATTACCGGCATCAACGACCCGCGA CTGAGGAATCCCTCGGACAAGTTCATCTACGCGACGGTGAAGCAGAGCTCGGTGGACATCTACTTCCGGCGGCAGGTGGAGCTGAGTACCATGTACCGGCATATGGAGAAGCACAACTACGAGAGCGCAGCGGAGGCCATCCAGGCAGTGCGCGACAA CAAGCTGCACGCTTTCATCTGGGACTCGGCGGTGCTGGAGTTCGAGGCCTCGCAGAAATGCGACCTGGTGACCACGGGCGAGCTCTTCTTCCGCTCGGGCTTTGGCATCGGCATGCGCAAGGACAGCCCCTGGAAGCAGAACGTCTCCCTGTCCATCCTCAA GTCCCACGAGAACGGCTTCATGGAAGACCTGGACAAGACGTGGGTTCGGTACCAGGAGTGCGATTCGCGCAGCAACGCCCCTGCTACCCTCACCTTCGAGAATATGGCAG GGGTCTTCATGCTGGTGGCTGGGGGCATCGTGgccgggatcttcctgatcttcaTCGAGATCGCCTATAAACGGCACAAGGACGCCCGGCGGAAGCAGATGCAGCTGGCGTTTGCGGCCGTGAACGTGTGGAGGAAGAACCTGCAG GATAGAAAGAGTGGTAGAGCAGAACCCGACCCTAAAAAGAAAGCCACATTTAGGGCTATCACCTCCACCCTGGCTTCCAGCTTCAAGAGACGTAGGTCCTCCAAAGACACG AGCACCGGGGGTGGACGCGGCGCTTTGCAAAACCAAAAAGACACAGTGCTGCCGCGACGCGCTATTGAGAGGGAGGAGGGCCAGCTGCAGATGTGTGCCCGGCATAGGGAGAGCTGA
- the GRIN1 gene encoding glutamate receptor ionotropic, NMDA 1 isoform X5, whose protein sequence is MSTMRLLTLALLFSCSFARAACDPKIVNIGAVLSTRKHEQMFREAVNQANKRHGSWKIQLNATSVTHKPNAIQMALSVCEDLISSQVYAILVSHPPTPNDHFTPTPVSYTAGFYRIPVLGLTTRMSIYSDKSIHLSFLRTVPPYSHQSSVWFEMMRVYSWNHVILLVSDDHEGRAAQKRLETLLEERESKAEKVLQFDPGTKNVTALLLEARELEARVIILSASEDDAATVYRAAAMLNMTGSGYVWLVGEREISGNALRYAPDGIIGLQLINGKNESAHISDAVGVVAQAVHELLEKENITDPPRGCVGNTNIWKTGPLFKRVLMSSKYADGVTGRVEFNEDGDRKFANYSIMNLQNRKLVQVGIYNGTHVIPNDRKIIWPGGETEKPRGYQMSTRLKIVTIHQEPFVYVKPTLSDGTCKEEFTVNGDPVKKVICTGPNDTSPGSPRHTVPQCCYGFCVDLLIKLARTMNFTYEVHLVADGKFGTQERVNNSNKKEWNGMMGELLSGQADMIVAPLTINNERAQYIEFSKPFKYQGLTILVKKEIPRSTLDSFMQPFQSTLWLLVGLSVHVVAVMLYLLDRFSPFGRFKVNSEEEEEDALTLSSAMWFSWGVLLNSGIGEGAPRSFSARILGMVWAGFAMIIVASYTANLAAFLVLDRPEERITGINDPRLRNPSDKFIYATVKQSSVDIYFRRQVELSTMYRHMEKHNYESAAEAIQAVRDNKLHAFIWDSAVLEFEASQKCDLVTTGELFFRSGFGIGMRKDSPWKQNVSLSILKSHENGFMEDLDKTWVRYQECDSRSNAPATLTFENMAGVFMLVAGGIVAGIFLIFIEIAYKRHKDARRKQMQLAFAAVNVWRKNLQQYHPTDITGPLNLSDPSVSTVV, encoded by the exons ATGAGCACCATGCGCCTGCTGACTCTCGCCCTGCTTTTCTCCTGCTCCTTCGCCCGCGCCGCCTGCGACCCCAAGATCGTCAACATTGGCGCGGTTCTGAGCACGCGGAAGCACGAGCAGATGTTCCGCGAGGCTGTGAATCAGGCCAACAAGCGGCATGGCTCCTGGAAGATCCAGCTCAACGCCACCTCCGTCACCCACAAGCCCAACGCCATCCAGATGGCCCTGTCGGTGTGCGAAGACCTCATCTCCAGCCAg GTCTACGCCATCCTAGTTAGCCACCCACCTACCCCCAACGaccacttcacacccaccccCGTCTCCTACACGGCCGGCTTCTACCGCATCCCTGTCCTGGGGCTGACCACGCGCATGTCCATCTACTCAGACAAG AGCATCCACCTGAGCTTCCTGCGCACCGTGCCGCCCTACTCCCACCAGTCCAGCGTGTGGTTCGAGATGATGCGCGTCTACAGCTGGAACCACGTCATCCTCCTGGTCAGCGACGACCACGAGGGCCGGGCGGCGCAGAAACGCCTGGAGACGCTGCTGGAGGAGCGCGAGTCCAAG GCGGAGAAGGTGCTGCAGTTCGACCCGGGGACCAAGAACGTGACGGCGCTGCTGCTGGAGGCGCGGGAGCTGGAGGCCCGGGTCATCATACTCTCCGCCAG CGAGGACGACGCTGCCACCGTGTACCGCGCAGCCGCGATGCTGAACATGACGGGCTCGGGGTACGTGTGGCTGGTGGGGGAGCGCGAGATCTCGGGGAACGCCCTGCGCTACGCCCCGGACG GCATCATCGGGCTGCAGCTCATCAACGGCAAGAACGAGTCCGCGCACATCAGCGACGCCGTGGGCGTGGTGGCCCAGGCCGTGCACGAGCTGCTCGAGAAGGAGAACATCACCGACCCGCCGCGGGGCTGTGTGGGCAACACCAACATCTGGAAGACCGGGCCGCTCTTCAAGAG GGTTCTGATGTCTTCCAAGTATGCAGACGGGGTGACCGGCCGTGTGGAATTCAATGAGGATGGGGACCGGAAGTTTGCCAACTACAGCATCATGAACCTGCAGAACCGCAAGCTGGTACAAGTGGGCATCTACAACGGCACTCAT GTCATTCCCAATGACAGGAAGATCATCTGGCCGGGTGGAGAGACTGAGAAACCTCGCGGCTATCAGATGTCCACCAGGTTGAAG ATCGTGACGATCCACCAGGAGCCCTTCGTGTATGTCAAGCCTACGCTGAGCGACGGCACGTGCAAGGAGGAGTTCACCGTCAACGGGGACCCGGTCAAGAAGGTGATCTGCACCGGGCCCAATGACACGTCGCCGGGCAGCC CGCGCCACACGGTGCCTCAGTGCTGCTACGGCTTCTGCGTCGATCTGCTCATCAAGCTGGCGCGGACCATGAACTTCACGTACGAGGTTCACCTGGTGGCCGACGGCAAGTTCGGCACTCAGGAGCGG gtgaacaacagcaataagaaGGAGTGGAACGGGATGATGGGCGAGCTGCTCAGCGGGCAGGCGGACATGATCGTGGCCCCGCTGACCATCAACAACGAGCGCGCGCAGTACATCGAGTTCTCGAAGCCCTTCAAGTACCAGGGCCTGACCATTCTGGTCAAGAAG GAGATCCCCCGGAGCACGCTGGACTCCTTCATGCAGCCCTTCCAGAGCACGCTGTGGCTGCTGGTGGGGCTGTCCGTGCACGTGGTGGCCGTGATGCTGTACCTGCTGGACCGCTTCAG CCCCTTCGGCCGGTTCAAAGTGAAcagcgaggaggaggaggaggatgcgCTGACCCTGTCTTCGGCTATGTGGTTCTCCTGGGGCGTCCTGCTCAATTCAGGCATCGGGGAAG GCGCCCCCAGAAGCTTCTCGGCGCGCATCCTGGGCATGGTGTGGGCGGGGTTCGCCATGATCATTGTGGCCTCTTACACCGCCAACCTGGCAGCCTTCCTGGTGCTGGACCGGCCCGAAGAGCGTATTACCGGCATCAACGACCCGCGA CTGAGGAATCCCTCGGACAAGTTCATCTACGCGACGGTGAAGCAGAGCTCGGTGGACATCTACTTCCGGCGGCAGGTGGAGCTGAGTACCATGTACCGGCATATGGAGAAGCACAACTACGAGAGCGCAGCGGAGGCCATCCAGGCAGTGCGCGACAA CAAGCTGCACGCTTTCATCTGGGACTCGGCGGTGCTGGAGTTCGAGGCCTCGCAGAAATGCGACCTGGTGACCACGGGCGAGCTCTTCTTCCGCTCGGGCTTTGGCATCGGCATGCGCAAGGACAGCCCCTGGAAGCAGAACGTCTCCCTGTCCATCCTCAA GTCCCACGAGAACGGCTTCATGGAAGACCTGGACAAGACGTGGGTTCGGTACCAGGAGTGCGATTCGCGCAGCAACGCCCCTGCTACCCTCACCTTCGAGAATATGGCAG GGGTCTTCATGCTGGTGGCTGGGGGCATCGTGgccgggatcttcctgatcttcaTCGAGATCGCCTATAAACGGCACAAGGACGCCCGGCGGAAGCAGATGCAGCTGGCGTTTGCGGCCGTGAACGTGTGGAGGAAGAACCTGCAG CAGTACCATCCCACTGATATCACGGGCCCGCTCAACCTCTCAGATCCCTCGGTCAGCACCGTGGTGTGA
- the GRIN1 gene encoding glutamate receptor ionotropic, NMDA 1 isoform X1, with the protein MSTMRLLTLALLFSCSFARAACDPKIVNIGAVLSTRKHEQMFREAVNQANKRHGSWKIQLNATSVTHKPNAIQMALSVCEDLISSQVYAILVSHPPTPNDHFTPTPVSYTAGFYRIPVLGLTTRMSIYSDKSIHLSFLRTVPPYSHQSSVWFEMMRVYSWNHVILLVSDDHEGRAAQKRLETLLEERESKSKKRNYESLDQLSYDHKRGPKAEKVLQFDPGTKNVTALLLEARELEARVIILSASEDDAATVYRAAAMLNMTGSGYVWLVGEREISGNALRYAPDGIIGLQLINGKNESAHISDAVGVVAQAVHELLEKENITDPPRGCVGNTNIWKTGPLFKRVLMSSKYADGVTGRVEFNEDGDRKFANYSIMNLQNRKLVQVGIYNGTHVIPNDRKIIWPGGETEKPRGYQMSTRLKIVTIHQEPFVYVKPTLSDGTCKEEFTVNGDPVKKVICTGPNDTSPGSPRHTVPQCCYGFCVDLLIKLARTMNFTYEVHLVADGKFGTQERVNNSNKKEWNGMMGELLSGQADMIVAPLTINNERAQYIEFSKPFKYQGLTILVKKEIPRSTLDSFMQPFQSTLWLLVGLSVHVVAVMLYLLDRFSPFGRFKVNSEEEEEDALTLSSAMWFSWGVLLNSGIGEGAPRSFSARILGMVWAGFAMIIVASYTANLAAFLVLDRPEERITGINDPRLRNPSDKFIYATVKQSSVDIYFRRQVELSTMYRHMEKHNYESAAEAIQAVRDNKLHAFIWDSAVLEFEASQKCDLVTTGELFFRSGFGIGMRKDSPWKQNVSLSILKSHENGFMEDLDKTWVRYQECDSRSNAPATLTFENMAGVFMLVAGGIVAGIFLIFIEIAYKRHKDARRKQMQLAFAAVNVWRKNLQDRKSGRAEPDPKKKATFRAITSTLASSFKRRRSSKDTQYHPTDITGPLNLSDPSVSTVV; encoded by the exons ATGAGCACCATGCGCCTGCTGACTCTCGCCCTGCTTTTCTCCTGCTCCTTCGCCCGCGCCGCCTGCGACCCCAAGATCGTCAACATTGGCGCGGTTCTGAGCACGCGGAAGCACGAGCAGATGTTCCGCGAGGCTGTGAATCAGGCCAACAAGCGGCATGGCTCCTGGAAGATCCAGCTCAACGCCACCTCCGTCACCCACAAGCCCAACGCCATCCAGATGGCCCTGTCGGTGTGCGAAGACCTCATCTCCAGCCAg GTCTACGCCATCCTAGTTAGCCACCCACCTACCCCCAACGaccacttcacacccaccccCGTCTCCTACACGGCCGGCTTCTACCGCATCCCTGTCCTGGGGCTGACCACGCGCATGTCCATCTACTCAGACAAG AGCATCCACCTGAGCTTCCTGCGCACCGTGCCGCCCTACTCCCACCAGTCCAGCGTGTGGTTCGAGATGATGCGCGTCTACAGCTGGAACCACGTCATCCTCCTGGTCAGCGACGACCACGAGGGCCGGGCGGCGCAGAAACGCCTGGAGACGCTGCTGGAGGAGCGCGAGTCCAAG AGTAAAAAAAGGAACTATGAAAGCCTCGACCAACTGTCCTATGACCACAAGCGCGGACCCAAG GCGGAGAAGGTGCTGCAGTTCGACCCGGGGACCAAGAACGTGACGGCGCTGCTGCTGGAGGCGCGGGAGCTGGAGGCCCGGGTCATCATACTCTCCGCCAG CGAGGACGACGCTGCCACCGTGTACCGCGCAGCCGCGATGCTGAACATGACGGGCTCGGGGTACGTGTGGCTGGTGGGGGAGCGCGAGATCTCGGGGAACGCCCTGCGCTACGCCCCGGACG GCATCATCGGGCTGCAGCTCATCAACGGCAAGAACGAGTCCGCGCACATCAGCGACGCCGTGGGCGTGGTGGCCCAGGCCGTGCACGAGCTGCTCGAGAAGGAGAACATCACCGACCCGCCGCGGGGCTGTGTGGGCAACACCAACATCTGGAAGACCGGGCCGCTCTTCAAGAG GGTTCTGATGTCTTCCAAGTATGCAGACGGGGTGACCGGCCGTGTGGAATTCAATGAGGATGGGGACCGGAAGTTTGCCAACTACAGCATCATGAACCTGCAGAACCGCAAGCTGGTACAAGTGGGCATCTACAACGGCACTCAT GTCATTCCCAATGACAGGAAGATCATCTGGCCGGGTGGAGAGACTGAGAAACCTCGCGGCTATCAGATGTCCACCAGGTTGAAG ATCGTGACGATCCACCAGGAGCCCTTCGTGTATGTCAAGCCTACGCTGAGCGACGGCACGTGCAAGGAGGAGTTCACCGTCAACGGGGACCCGGTCAAGAAGGTGATCTGCACCGGGCCCAATGACACGTCGCCGGGCAGCC CGCGCCACACGGTGCCTCAGTGCTGCTACGGCTTCTGCGTCGATCTGCTCATCAAGCTGGCGCGGACCATGAACTTCACGTACGAGGTTCACCTGGTGGCCGACGGCAAGTTCGGCACTCAGGAGCGG gtgaacaacagcaataagaaGGAGTGGAACGGGATGATGGGCGAGCTGCTCAGCGGGCAGGCGGACATGATCGTGGCCCCGCTGACCATCAACAACGAGCGCGCGCAGTACATCGAGTTCTCGAAGCCCTTCAAGTACCAGGGCCTGACCATTCTGGTCAAGAAG GAGATCCCCCGGAGCACGCTGGACTCCTTCATGCAGCCCTTCCAGAGCACGCTGTGGCTGCTGGTGGGGCTGTCCGTGCACGTGGTGGCCGTGATGCTGTACCTGCTGGACCGCTTCAG CCCCTTCGGCCGGTTCAAAGTGAAcagcgaggaggaggaggaggatgcgCTGACCCTGTCTTCGGCTATGTGGTTCTCCTGGGGCGTCCTGCTCAATTCAGGCATCGGGGAAG GCGCCCCCAGAAGCTTCTCGGCGCGCATCCTGGGCATGGTGTGGGCGGGGTTCGCCATGATCATTGTGGCCTCTTACACCGCCAACCTGGCAGCCTTCCTGGTGCTGGACCGGCCCGAAGAGCGTATTACCGGCATCAACGACCCGCGA CTGAGGAATCCCTCGGACAAGTTCATCTACGCGACGGTGAAGCAGAGCTCGGTGGACATCTACTTCCGGCGGCAGGTGGAGCTGAGTACCATGTACCGGCATATGGAGAAGCACAACTACGAGAGCGCAGCGGAGGCCATCCAGGCAGTGCGCGACAA CAAGCTGCACGCTTTCATCTGGGACTCGGCGGTGCTGGAGTTCGAGGCCTCGCAGAAATGCGACCTGGTGACCACGGGCGAGCTCTTCTTCCGCTCGGGCTTTGGCATCGGCATGCGCAAGGACAGCCCCTGGAAGCAGAACGTCTCCCTGTCCATCCTCAA GTCCCACGAGAACGGCTTCATGGAAGACCTGGACAAGACGTGGGTTCGGTACCAGGAGTGCGATTCGCGCAGCAACGCCCCTGCTACCCTCACCTTCGAGAATATGGCAG GGGTCTTCATGCTGGTGGCTGGGGGCATCGTGgccgggatcttcctgatcttcaTCGAGATCGCCTATAAACGGCACAAGGACGCCCGGCGGAAGCAGATGCAGCTGGCGTTTGCGGCCGTGAACGTGTGGAGGAAGAACCTGCAG GATAGAAAGAGTGGTAGAGCAGAACCCGACCCTAAAAAGAAAGCCACATTTAGGGCTATCACCTCCACCCTGGCTTCCAGCTTCAAGAGACGTAGGTCCTCCAAAGACACG CAGTACCATCCCACTGATATCACGGGCCCGCTCAACCTCTCAGATCCCTCGGTCAGCACCGTGGTGTGA
- the GRIN1 gene encoding glutamate receptor ionotropic, NMDA 1 isoform X3 encodes MSTMRLLTLALLFSCSFARAACDPKIVNIGAVLSTRKHEQMFREAVNQANKRHGSWKIQLNATSVTHKPNAIQMALSVCEDLISSQVYAILVSHPPTPNDHFTPTPVSYTAGFYRIPVLGLTTRMSIYSDKSIHLSFLRTVPPYSHQSSVWFEMMRVYSWNHVILLVSDDHEGRAAQKRLETLLEERESKSKKRNYESLDQLSYDHKRGPKAEKVLQFDPGTKNVTALLLEARELEARVIILSASEDDAATVYRAAAMLNMTGSGYVWLVGEREISGNALRYAPDGIIGLQLINGKNESAHISDAVGVVAQAVHELLEKENITDPPRGCVGNTNIWKTGPLFKRVLMSSKYADGVTGRVEFNEDGDRKFANYSIMNLQNRKLVQVGIYNGTHVIPNDRKIIWPGGETEKPRGYQMSTRLKIVTIHQEPFVYVKPTLSDGTCKEEFTVNGDPVKKVICTGPNDTSPGSPRHTVPQCCYGFCVDLLIKLARTMNFTYEVHLVADGKFGTQERVNNSNKKEWNGMMGELLSGQADMIVAPLTINNERAQYIEFSKPFKYQGLTILVKKEIPRSTLDSFMQPFQSTLWLLVGLSVHVVAVMLYLLDRFSPFGRFKVNSEEEEEDALTLSSAMWFSWGVLLNSGIGEGAPRSFSARILGMVWAGFAMIIVASYTANLAAFLVLDRPEERITGINDPRLRNPSDKFIYATVKQSSVDIYFRRQVELSTMYRHMEKHNYESAAEAIQAVRDNKLHAFIWDSAVLEFEASQKCDLVTTGELFFRSGFGIGMRKDSPWKQNVSLSILKSHENGFMEDLDKTWVRYQECDSRSNAPATLTFENMAGVFMLVAGGIVAGIFLIFIEIAYKRHKDARRKQMQLAFAAVNVWRKNLQQYHPTDITGPLNLSDPSVSTVV; translated from the exons ATGAGCACCATGCGCCTGCTGACTCTCGCCCTGCTTTTCTCCTGCTCCTTCGCCCGCGCCGCCTGCGACCCCAAGATCGTCAACATTGGCGCGGTTCTGAGCACGCGGAAGCACGAGCAGATGTTCCGCGAGGCTGTGAATCAGGCCAACAAGCGGCATGGCTCCTGGAAGATCCAGCTCAACGCCACCTCCGTCACCCACAAGCCCAACGCCATCCAGATGGCCCTGTCGGTGTGCGAAGACCTCATCTCCAGCCAg GTCTACGCCATCCTAGTTAGCCACCCACCTACCCCCAACGaccacttcacacccaccccCGTCTCCTACACGGCCGGCTTCTACCGCATCCCTGTCCTGGGGCTGACCACGCGCATGTCCATCTACTCAGACAAG AGCATCCACCTGAGCTTCCTGCGCACCGTGCCGCCCTACTCCCACCAGTCCAGCGTGTGGTTCGAGATGATGCGCGTCTACAGCTGGAACCACGTCATCCTCCTGGTCAGCGACGACCACGAGGGCCGGGCGGCGCAGAAACGCCTGGAGACGCTGCTGGAGGAGCGCGAGTCCAAG AGTAAAAAAAGGAACTATGAAAGCCTCGACCAACTGTCCTATGACCACAAGCGCGGACCCAAG GCGGAGAAGGTGCTGCAGTTCGACCCGGGGACCAAGAACGTGACGGCGCTGCTGCTGGAGGCGCGGGAGCTGGAGGCCCGGGTCATCATACTCTCCGCCAG CGAGGACGACGCTGCCACCGTGTACCGCGCAGCCGCGATGCTGAACATGACGGGCTCGGGGTACGTGTGGCTGGTGGGGGAGCGCGAGATCTCGGGGAACGCCCTGCGCTACGCCCCGGACG GCATCATCGGGCTGCAGCTCATCAACGGCAAGAACGAGTCCGCGCACATCAGCGACGCCGTGGGCGTGGTGGCCCAGGCCGTGCACGAGCTGCTCGAGAAGGAGAACATCACCGACCCGCCGCGGGGCTGTGTGGGCAACACCAACATCTGGAAGACCGGGCCGCTCTTCAAGAG GGTTCTGATGTCTTCCAAGTATGCAGACGGGGTGACCGGCCGTGTGGAATTCAATGAGGATGGGGACCGGAAGTTTGCCAACTACAGCATCATGAACCTGCAGAACCGCAAGCTGGTACAAGTGGGCATCTACAACGGCACTCAT GTCATTCCCAATGACAGGAAGATCATCTGGCCGGGTGGAGAGACTGAGAAACCTCGCGGCTATCAGATGTCCACCAGGTTGAAG ATCGTGACGATCCACCAGGAGCCCTTCGTGTATGTCAAGCCTACGCTGAGCGACGGCACGTGCAAGGAGGAGTTCACCGTCAACGGGGACCCGGTCAAGAAGGTGATCTGCACCGGGCCCAATGACACGTCGCCGGGCAGCC CGCGCCACACGGTGCCTCAGTGCTGCTACGGCTTCTGCGTCGATCTGCTCATCAAGCTGGCGCGGACCATGAACTTCACGTACGAGGTTCACCTGGTGGCCGACGGCAAGTTCGGCACTCAGGAGCGG gtgaacaacagcaataagaaGGAGTGGAACGGGATGATGGGCGAGCTGCTCAGCGGGCAGGCGGACATGATCGTGGCCCCGCTGACCATCAACAACGAGCGCGCGCAGTACATCGAGTTCTCGAAGCCCTTCAAGTACCAGGGCCTGACCATTCTGGTCAAGAAG GAGATCCCCCGGAGCACGCTGGACTCCTTCATGCAGCCCTTCCAGAGCACGCTGTGGCTGCTGGTGGGGCTGTCCGTGCACGTGGTGGCCGTGATGCTGTACCTGCTGGACCGCTTCAG CCCCTTCGGCCGGTTCAAAGTGAAcagcgaggaggaggaggaggatgcgCTGACCCTGTCTTCGGCTATGTGGTTCTCCTGGGGCGTCCTGCTCAATTCAGGCATCGGGGAAG GCGCCCCCAGAAGCTTCTCGGCGCGCATCCTGGGCATGGTGTGGGCGGGGTTCGCCATGATCATTGTGGCCTCTTACACCGCCAACCTGGCAGCCTTCCTGGTGCTGGACCGGCCCGAAGAGCGTATTACCGGCATCAACGACCCGCGA CTGAGGAATCCCTCGGACAAGTTCATCTACGCGACGGTGAAGCAGAGCTCGGTGGACATCTACTTCCGGCGGCAGGTGGAGCTGAGTACCATGTACCGGCATATGGAGAAGCACAACTACGAGAGCGCAGCGGAGGCCATCCAGGCAGTGCGCGACAA CAAGCTGCACGCTTTCATCTGGGACTCGGCGGTGCTGGAGTTCGAGGCCTCGCAGAAATGCGACCTGGTGACCACGGGCGAGCTCTTCTTCCGCTCGGGCTTTGGCATCGGCATGCGCAAGGACAGCCCCTGGAAGCAGAACGTCTCCCTGTCCATCCTCAA GTCCCACGAGAACGGCTTCATGGAAGACCTGGACAAGACGTGGGTTCGGTACCAGGAGTGCGATTCGCGCAGCAACGCCCCTGCTACCCTCACCTTCGAGAATATGGCAG GGGTCTTCATGCTGGTGGCTGGGGGCATCGTGgccgggatcttcctgatcttcaTCGAGATCGCCTATAAACGGCACAAGGACGCCCGGCGGAAGCAGATGCAGCTGGCGTTTGCGGCCGTGAACGTGTGGAGGAAGAACCTGCAG CAGTACCATCCCACTGATATCACGGGCCCGCTCAACCTCTCAGATCCCTCGGTCAGCACCGTGGTGTGA